The sequence below is a genomic window from Oreochromis niloticus isolate F11D_XX linkage group LG3, O_niloticus_UMD_NMBU, whole genome shotgun sequence.
tcccagagagaagtaaagcaagtgtgtaagttcatctctgaatgtttgtaaagcgtacctaccttaagcttaacaaccgatatatggagcgactgcctctctctccctctcctgccgctacttcatgaaactgcttaatgatcagctgatcagcttttctgtcgcgagtccgtctctcttctttgtttttggtccactttgcaccagaaagaggaaaccagcggctgaacaacagcagcacgtttaaccttgataagctgttgttagaatgtatttaatattactttctacaccaggatccttttctacgtagctgacggctggtaactgtgcaggggcggatctagcaaagtttagccaggggggccgatagggcattaacagggaaaagggggcacaaagacatacttttctttcttattctcatttaaaatgtctagcttttaataaataattatcttaatcttacacccaaagttttaatctgatgtaaaatgtatagaagtccattactgtatatagtaactgttaagtctaatataccctagtaagctatagtactttttcctttgggaaggtaccatctgtgcagtctgcaattctgtagaaggaAGATATTGAAtccatttaattattcttgaaaaataatttatttctgtgcatttttttttttttcatactgcaTCAAATttaagttgattacgtcgattaagcatcatgaggtggagggtgggggtggttcccttttttttttttttgctgggagtttgcaaccctattagttaggttgcttaatatttctgctaagtactctttaaaataccagaatagggaggaatgtgtaggtttaagtttattagactgatcagtattgctgaactatgaaatattttgggtgcagtgtatttttttacatacaggtataacagaatagctttagtgttgttgtttatttaaacttgagtatgaccTTATACAAAacgcagcaagatattaaaaaaacagttttattgattaaaaaacacactatatcggattaatatcggtatcggcagatatccaaatttatgatatcggtatcggtatcggacataaaaaagtggtatcgtgccatctctacataaaaacaataactttttaaattcagacgtgtgaggttgtgctgaaaagacaTGGCGAACAATTTGAAAaggtgaaatataaaaataaaatcagaatcCAGAGGGTTAGGGTGTAtgtcaaaatgtttttgaaatgcaaGCGAGAGGCGTCGGGTGACCCAGAAAACCAGACGATCCTTGCAAAAGCACACTGATGAGTATTATGAGAAAGAGGGAATACAATTACACCCTGCTAAGATATGTGTGAACAAAGCAGTCAGAAGTTCTTACAAGCTTCTCCTGAACTGACTCTGTTATATTCACCTTGACCAGGTGAGTAGGCTCCTTCATTAGAACTCTTTCTGGGAGATCTTACGAACAAAATAGGGTGTGGAGAGGCAAAAGAGAGGCACATCAAAGAATTTGTGTTTGGGGGTCCACAATGCTATGTCAATTTACACATTGCAGAGCAAGACCCAGGTGAAGTGTAAAGGCATACACAGTCTGAGTGCTACATCCACAATATAATAATTCAGGTATCTGGTACTGTTGAACTGTTGTAATCTACACTGTAAAAGATATCCGAATATTTAACAGTGATAAACAGTAAAATCATGAAACCGTTTAAAACTGATGATTTCAATGTGAAGTTGGTTTAAATATATTAATCAGTGAAAACAGtaatttgtactttttttctctgaaaaaaataaagcactcatgtgttgtttttccttgttttttttccccatgatGTTTATAACAGTTAAACACTACGACTTTTACACTAATTTCCATCCATCCGTACATCTTCCGCTTATCCGCGGCCGGGTCGTGGGGGCAGAAGCCCAAgcagagcccagacctccctctccccagccacctcctccagcttgggGGAACAcaaaggcgttcccaggccagccaagagatataatctctccagcatgggtctgccccgggaccttctcctggtgggacatgcccggaacacctcacccaggaggcatcgtTGTCagtgcccgaaccacctcaactggctcctttcgatgtggaggagcagcggttCTGCAGGTgaaaggaccaacaagtgctcagcatctctgggaactccttttTCAGatgacgacctcatgaagctcatggagagaatgccaagagtgtacaaaacagtaatcaaagcaaagggagGCGGTTGAACCGATGGTGACATGGAAGCCGCAGGCAGTGTGGATGGCTCCAATGCCTGGACCTAGCGCGCTGCCTAGGCAGGTCCTGACCTCCAGCGCGGGCATGGCAGGTCCAGGTGACGTGCTGACTGCTGACCTACAGCGCATGATTGATTCATTGTGAGCAACACGAATGTTAACAAATGGTAACAAACTTATtactgttctttctttctttgtacgAGTATTTCTGTTGTTCATAATAACGGTCAGTCTGGTATAATAAGTAGCTTTGTTAGAAATTAATCATTGTTTCATAGAACAACATCTTCAAGATCTTCAATtctggtgttgtgccaaaatgTGATTTCcgtttttatgttgttgtttttttcacatctaatttttaagttttttttaaagtaatgaccTGTTTCTGAAGTATCCTTATGACTCTGCGTAGTTGTACCCATTTTGTCATCAATCCAGTCCTTTCTGGTCATTTCAAATAAGTTTCTAAAACTGTGATGTTATATTTGTCACAATTTCTGCTTCCCCCTTGGGGAAGAtgttttttgaaaaacaaattttttaATGCGAATTACACTTTCTACccggataaataaaggatatataaattTTACCCAAAACTGATTGCAGCAGCTACCTAGTGATAGGAATGCTCTTTTCGGCCTTTAAATACTTGAAATTGTTCGTGACAGATATGATTGGCCTATTTCTGACAGATTTCAACAGGTCATGTATAACAGCTTAAATCCCCGCAATCATCTTTATCACCTTTTGGCAGGCGATCAGAATTTCACGAAGCCTTCGCTTTGTTCATATTTGTATGCTGTGTTACCTCGGAGGAGGTCAGCGCTGAAGTTACCCGGAAACAGTacgaccttcaaaataaaatgaaaaccaactaaaaacaaaatgtttttatttgaagtgtgtgtgtgtgtgtgtgtgtgtgtgtgtgtgtgtgtgtgtgtgagagagagagcaagggaTCTAAATGCTTTCATATCACATTTCAAACCTGTGGCGCTTAAgaaagttttgttgttttaatgtataatattgatGTGAcatacagtttgtttgtttgtttgtttattttttattatcacATCTAATAAAAAAATCATGAGCCTGGGTCATTAGAAACGCTTTTTCTTTAATTGTATGACCAAATAAATGCAATTTAAGTTTAATGCACACTGAACAACAAATTATTTGTAACAAGTTGAAATATAcaacttttattctgaaaatgtATTATCGGAAGTTTTGGAGCAGAAGGCATGCGCACTGGGTTTTCCTGCGTTGAGCTCAATACGTTTTATCAGAGTGCATATGTGAGTGTCACGAGCCTGTGTTGAATTTTAAAGTTCATTTCGTTTTAACTCAGGCGAACATGAAGCCGCGTCCTCGCGTTACTCGGACAAAATGGTCTGACAGACTGAACGCTGAGCCAGAACGTTCTGGTAAATGCAGGTGGCATCGAGACGAAAAGAAGAAACTTCTTGTTGCCCTTAACAGACTGAACGGCAGGGCCGCCGGAGGAAAAACAGACATTGACTATGCCTTCCTGAGAAAATACCTGCCTACTCGGTCCCTTTCAGAGGTACGGCCCACATCCAGAAACGAAGCTTTTCGTTGCTGCTTAAGTCTAAACAATACTTCGAGTCTGTCGCATACAgcctttttaatttatataaacAGAAAGTAAGGAAGTATGTGTTTGAGTGGTTATTAGTTTGTTTTAACAGTCCTTCTTGTTAATAAATCTTGGATCTGTATATTTCCCCTTAAATGGTGCCACACTGTAAGGAACGTGTATTTGTGCCCAGGAAAAACTTGTCAGATCGGTGCCAATGCTAAACAGCTCAAATTTAGTGTCATTTATTGGATTGGATGGTTAAAGTCTGAAGAAACTGGACATAAGTGCCCCCAGTAATGACAAACTTTGGATTTCCAGTGAGAAAGATGAcatcccacaccatcacacagtGCCTTCACCAAAAGCTAAAAGCTGTCACACTATTGGTGCAGCAAGCAGCATAGCGTCCTCCGTGTATCCAGACTGCCATAGACAGAATCTGGACTCCTCACCAAAGATGATATTCCTCCACATGTTCAGGTTCCAGTGCACATGTTGTCAATGCCAGTGCAAACAGTAAAGGGCAGTCATGGCAGCCCTATGAGGCCAGAGATTGGCCGTGTGCCGTCTATGCCAGATTAGAGTGTCATATCATCCTGCAAATCTGTAGAAGACCGCCGATGGTTCCTAAGTgctgactagggatgggtattgtttaggttttatccgatactagtaccaaaccggtacttttgaaacagtgccggtgcttaaacggtgcaagaaccggtgcttaaagaatgaagaacacacactttgtccaaaaacctctcatgtttagctgttttccactttttctttggtcattttagcctttttggccagggtgaagggagtatctgccatcaaacaagaagacagacGCATGTAACtgcgacggtgtttgctagttcaccttacgtgcattaatgtaataacgtggttagcctactcaacgtaagttacacacgaacaacatgaagctactcacgcagagaagaacggctgctgctgccatcatcatcctcatcatttctgctacgctggcagggctaggggccaggactctcctcttcgggttcttgggggatgttgctaactccgggtccgataacaggcaccacacccgcagtagatgtgctcggtgtgatgtcttgcagcaagctatcaaatacggcgcatttctcggctttaaaaaaaaacgctatgcgtcgccaggtgtttcatcagattcgaggtgttacctcctttgacagtatcacagtatcagcttaaagcacttgttgcaggctgctgagtttgcatcttttgctgtgaagtacagccagactttgaccgcttcgccttgggcatttttaatctgtagctctgctctaaaagaacgtacgtacctggacccgcctactacgcttgcaaaggtaaaatgattggctagaatccaaagtgtatgacatctcagtaaaaaaaaaccccaccaaaataaagcaccgaaatgtgcgctgcttttcggtctggttactaccgtttatgtcagaaccggtgccataatgacaccggacaccggtacccatccctagtgctGACATCTCCCATTATGTCGAACTTGGTCTTCAATTTGGAGATCTAGGACCAACAACACCAGCTTAAAGTTGCCCTATGGTGTGGGTCAGTCAGCGTGGCATACTTTGATCATGCTCACAGAGACCTGATTGTCAGCATCTTGTCAGAATAAGTTGTTTGTCATTGGTAGAGAAGATTTGTCAAGTTCCATCAACGTAACCATGCtgcaaatgcattttccttagAAAGGTGACAGCATTTAAGGAGACTAAAGAGCATCAGATTTATTGCCAAATATTGTtacaacaaaaaataatcaaCCACAAGATTCCTTACTTTTTGTTCtgactttatatttttaaatttttgtttatCCTGTGTGTGCTGACTGTGCATAAAGACACGGACTGTCTTTTCCCTCCTTCAGATCCAGTCTGTGGTTGAACTTCTGAAGAACAAAGTGCTCTTAAATGCCAGGTTGAAGCTGAAAAAGCaaaggagggaggagaggaatGTCAGAAAACCCATTGAAGAGTGGACATACATGGCTTCTTCTTTAGTGGGAACCCTTGAGCAAACTATTTCCACTGCTTTCTCTCAGGTAGGCATTTTAAACTTTAGTTCAACTGTATTTTTGTGATAATTTAAGTAAATAACAAATCCTTCACACAACAGCAGGCAGGTCCATCAGTCATACTTCAGGATAGATCTGTTATCAGTAGAGAGAGGAAACGAGACCAAGTATTTTAATTCATTGGGATTGTTATTCTGCTTGCCTATTGAGTCCACTTATTGGTCTACTTGCACTTGCGTACAGTCAGTTTGTGTGCCTGAGGAGAAAAACAGTGGTGCAGTCTACAGCATGGATACAGActgaacttttatttttatcgAACAAAAGGACAAGAGCATGATGATGAAGTGCAAACTACATCCAGGACAGAAAAAAGACTCCATTATACTGCTAACAGAACTTCAGTTCTTTGCAAAACGCCTGCACAGACAGGATGCTAACGCTAAGGCTAAGCTACTCAGTGACATAGCAAAGAAGATCCCAGCCCAACAGCCAAaactgaacttcaacaggtaacaagtcAAGCTGCAGCCTTCTTTTCTATCTGTTCATGTTTCTCAAGTTGAATTGCTGTGGTAATTGGTGAAACGTCTCCTTGTGCTGATtgtcatctttgctttgtgctgtCTCCAACAAAGGGGGGGAAAGTGGTGGAGACTGTTATTTATACCCAAAGACCCACTGACAATCTCATAATTGAAAAAGACTCATAAACAAACAGGCAAAACTAAGTTTTTTAAAGTATATCGTATATCAGATAATTTTTCCCAATACTTTCCAAATCTTATTTGAGGGTGTATGGGGTGGGtgccaaccagtctacatgtctTTTGTGAACTTGCAGAAGgaattcgaccgtgtcccttgGAGTATTCTCAGGGCTCAGAGCAGAGCTGCTagtcctccacatcgaaagaaGCCAGTAAAGGTGGTACGGGCATCTAACACAGATGCTTCCTGGGCGCCTCTTGGGTGAGGCGTACCAGGTATGTCCCACCAGAAGGAGttccagggcagacccaggacatgctggagagactGTATATCTCAGCTAGTctgggaacaccttggtgttcatcGAGATAAGCTagagcagtggttctcaaactttttacgaTGAGTACCACCTCAGAAAATACATGGCTCTTATGACTATATGAGCTTGGCtgatataaaaatgaatatagCTTTTTCAAAAAAGACAAATCAGTAATGTGCACCTGCCGCTCGTCTTAATTTGCAAGGAAGAATTCTCTGCTGCATGAAAATTAAACtaaagttttctgttttttgcttttaaaattcCTGCTGATAGTTACATTTGTGTAGTTAAAAACACGGTTGAATCAATGTTGTTCTCCCACATTCtgcttctctctgtgttttcagATGCTGATAGTGTCCTCTACAGAGCCTTGCACTCTCAGAAATGGTGACCCTCCCCAGGTGCACAGACCACCCACAGATGGTCGTACCATCCCTTTGAGGCCAATGCCGGTGCCAGTGCAAGGTACAAACCTGTAGCTCCTCCAACCACCTCTCTGCATCATGTATTCAGGATAATGAGACAACGTGGTAGCTGCCAGAAATGAGAGCCTGCtcctatttatttttaatggtaGCCACCCTTGtattgagaccatttctgataaAAGTTTGGTAAGCGGTAAATGGATCAGTTGTCTCTcccaggtcctgtgtcaggtctttgttggatttcttgtttttgactttcagatactgttcatctgctcaAGATAGTTTTTTAGACCTGCTACTACTTGTTCAGTTTACTGAGTGTTTTCTAAGCGCACACTGCACAGTATGCTGATAAACACCAGGTTTTTTGGCTAATGGGTCTTTCTGAGTCacattgttggtgcaaaaatatatattttttttgtcctgTCAAATTGTGTTATCTTTCTcagttaacattttttttacgtgacaggctgctagtaacaaagggCCTATAATTTGAAACTGGTTCTTTCATGGTTTCATGATAAATCAGCCATAAAAGGCTGATCTTGTATTTTTATCAGACTGGATGGAATGAGGGCGGCCAGCACTCAAGTTTGTGTATGCGGTAACTCGAGAACGAAGTGATGTAGgagtttcaaattgataccataggtatATCTACCTAAGATATCAGTGACCTCGGCCCCAAGgtcaggggtcagaggtcaagttttctgaaaatcttttaAACACAATAAGTTGAGAATAAGGCATTTTGGATTTTggaattcaattcatttcagttttatttatacagcaccaaatcacaacaacggtcacctcaaggagctttatattgtcaggtcgaccctacaataatacatacagagaaaaacccagcaatcatatgacccctatgagcaagcactttggcgacagtgggaaggaaaaactcccttttaacaggaagaaacctccagcagaaccaggctcagggaggggcggggccatctgctgagagaaagaagacaggataaagacatgctgtggaagagagacagagattcaTACCATAGGTGCATCTGCTAGGAAGCCCTGCCTGTATTTATCTAGGTGCTACACTgatttatttctatatttttctGACCTATGAGTgtttcataggtcagtgttaaatggttgacaaacaacaaaaccatTCCCCTTAAAGGTTCACGGTGCATCTGTAAAGTATTCACTTGGACCACAATTTGTCATGTTACAATGTTAAGGCCAAAAtggattaaattcatttttcatagcagaaattctacaCCTAACACCCCATAATGACAAAGTGATAAGTTTGATagaaattattacaaaatatatcATGTGTATAAGTATTCACAGCTTTTGCTCAATATTTTGTTGAAGCAAAATATGCAGCAATCACATCCTCAAGTGTTTTTGACACCATAGGCTTTGCACACCTATTTTTGGCAGTTTGTTCAATTCTACTTACAGAACCTCTCGAACTCCATCAGGTTGGATGGGGAGCACCTactttttaacaggaataaaGCCCCAGCAAAGCCGGGCTCAGGCTGCCATCTCCCGCAACTAGTTGGGGGTGAGGGATGGTAGACATGACACAagacgctgtggaagagagtcaGACGAGGCCAGAGGGTTCAGTCTTTGTTTCATCAGACAAGAATGGTGTAAGAGCCTTTCAGATCTGTTTTGGCAAATTCCAGGCAAGCGTCATTCGCTTTTGCTGAGGATTCACTTTAATCTGTCCAATCGACCATACAGGTCTGATTGGTCGAATAATGCAGAAGTGGTTGTCGTTGTGGAACGTTCTCCTCCCTCTGTGGAGCAACACTGGAACGTTACCAGAGTATCTATTGGATTCTTGGTCACCTGCCTTACTAAGGCCCTTCGCACGCCTTGGCCGGGGAGCCAGCTCTAGGAAGAGTCCTGGTGCTTCCAAACTTGTTGGAGGCCATTGTGCTCACTGGGACCTTCATGAAGTTTGTCTGCACCCTTGATTTGTGTTTCAGTGCAGTCCTGTCTTGGAGGTCCACAGACAGCTCCTGCACCATAAACTACGAGCTGGCCTTTCTAATCCAATCAATTAAATTTACCAAGGCTTGACTCTAATGAAGTTGTAGACAGGAACAGGAAATGCAGTGCCCCAAGGTCAGTTTCGAGTGTCATGGTAAAGGCTGTGAATACTTAAGTGCATGTGGTATTTTTGGTTTTTAACTAATAAATTTgcaataaaagcaaataaatttATTGAAGTTTTCAAGCAAACTTTGTCATTATGGAGTGTTTGTAGAATTttggtgaaaaatgaatttaatccaTTTAAGAATGTAGCTGGAATAACACCTTCCCATATTGTGAAATGTAATATCCGTCTGGCTCCATATTTTGTGCACCTGAACATGGTAATGGGAATAAATAtgctcttgttttttaaaacaaaaacaaacacctgCCTGCTTTCTATGGCTTTTACTGTAAATTAAGTCTCATAGAGCTGATACTCTGTCACAGCCATGAAAGTGGTCACCAGCCTGTTTGTTGTCCTTTTTGTATCTTTGGGTCTTTTCACACCTGTTGTGTTTAGTCTGTTTACATCAAAAATGAGTTATTTCCCTCTTCAAGGTACTAAAAATGTGCAAAGGTCTGTATGGGTTAGAAACTAGCTGTGATTTCTATGTAAACTCTCCATGTTCTCCAGTAGTCCAGCACACAGCAACATcttcctgtatttacttttgttACTCCTGCCACAGACACACCTGCCCAGTAAGCAGAGTGGACATTCTCACATGGTTTGTAGGGATGAATTTTGGTTTGCTGGAGTTCAGTTAGACTCTTCTCTGTGTTAAAAGAAACCAAATCACAAGGAAAATCTGCAAGTTTACAAACACACCAGAGTAACCAAACTGTAGGTGTGTCCTTTGTGATCCCCGGGGTAACACCTTATTACATGTATTGATAGTTGCTGCCATATTATTGTGGAAAAATATATTGcaactaaaaattaaaaattttgcTCTCTAGGTAAGGATTGGTACACAAAGGCAGTCCAGTCACCCAAGACTCCAACACCAACCACAAGGCCATCCAACACACCGCCAGCCCCATCTCAAGTATGTAGCATGCCAAACAGCACAATCTGTCTACCACAGCAACAGCCTGCGCCCACATTTGAAACTTTTGACAAGCCCTGTGTATATCTACAGGCTGCATCTCTGACAGCGATGCCAGAGAAAGGACCGCTTCAACCATCTTCTCGGTCTTCAGCATCTCCAAGTCTTGGCAGGTCAGTAATCAAGACCACCCAGCAGCCCACCGAGCCGCAGCCCGCCACCATCGCTATCACCTCCACCTCTGAGTCTTTGTCTTCCAGCCTTAATGTGCCCGTCTCTTGCTCTGCCACTACCCTTACTTCAGTCCCTGGTTCTGTATTATCCACCGTTGCCTCAGCCTCTTCAGCCATTTCCAGCTGCTCCTCAGCCACTACTCTCCCACAGTCCGTCTCCGCCACAGCGTTTCATGCCAAGTTTGGTCGGACCAGCAAACATGCCACAAAAGACAGTCCCAGGACGTTTGGTGTCAAGTGTGTAGTGGACTTTGAGAGGATCTATGGCTTCTTAAGTACAATTCAAAAGCCCAGTCAGGATTGTCAGCTCACTCCCATGGGTAAGCATTGCTGATTATTATGGTAGAATCTTTTtgcaacaaacacactaaacatGCAGAATTTCACTCATAAATCATTCcaaaaatatcttttgaatGTGAAAACTTAAGTTTGAAGTCATCTAGGATTTTCAAATGCAGACCGTAGGTGTGTCTACCAGAAGGCTGAGGGGTTGCACTGGTGCCCGtcactgttttatgtttttgagtAAATGCAATATTCATgtgaggtttaaaaaaaaaaaaaaggtttatgttcatttctgtcttcAGAACAACAGGATGTCTTCACGAGAAACAAATCAAAAGTTATTTGTGTTGCTAAAGCTGTACTCAAGGAATACTTACTAAATATAAGACTGAGTTTAGTCTGCTAACAGTGTTGTTCACATTTAACAACTTCATTTGTGCTCAGCAACTTTCTTGTTGTGTAGGAAAGTAAGCACAATACAACCAGCTGATGGTAATCTGTCTCCAAGTCGACAGCAGTTATTTGTCAACCTTCAACAATGTCTTtgagagtgattgcagtcagACTGTAACTGTCTGCAGCAACGTTCCCTCCCATCAGGCAACCTGTGAGTGTCCAAAACCCTCAAGCTCTGGGAAACCATTTTGGTCATCACCAGTTGACCCTAAAATGTTTGGATACTTCATAAAATctaaacacaaaagcaaacaatgaTATGCAGATCTTTTAAAGCATATATTCAGTTCATAATAGTACAAAACAAGTTATCAAATGTTGAAACTAtgaatttttttattgtatttttttaaataaaagcttattttacattttatgccgGCAACACCTTTCGGTGATGCTGAAACAGCATCCCTCTGTTTCCCTCTGTGCTCCATCAACTCAGGGACCAACAAAGACACTGAAGGAGTttgatccttttttttaattaaaaattgaagaaacaaaatataaCCCCGGACACTCTGTGAACTCCTTTTACACtattataaaacagtcttgggTGCTGTCTTTGACCAAAGCTtcactaaaaatgaaaaactgtgaAACGTGGATTGTGTTCTTGTTCCTCCGGATACTTAAAATATTGGATCGATCCTGAAAGTCTGTTTGTAGCTTTCACTTGATGAATTTACATTTGCTAATAATATATTTTGTCATCCAGAGAGTGCTATCGTGTTGGACCTTTTAATGTCTCTCCCAGAGGAGCTTCCCCTGCTA
It includes:
- the snapc2 gene encoding snRNA-activating protein complex subunit 2; amino-acid sequence: MKPRPRVTRTKWSDRLNAEPERSGKCRWHRDEKKKLLVALNRLNGRAAGGKTDIDYAFLRKYLPTRSLSEIQSVVELLKNKVLLNARLKLKKQRREERNVRKPIEEWTYMASSLVGTLEQTISTAFSQMLIVSSTEPCTLRNGDPPQVHRPPTDGRTIPLRPMPVPVQGKDWYTKAVQSPKTPTPTTRPSNTPPAPSQAASLTAMPEKGPLQPSSRSSASPSLGRSVIKTTQQPTEPQPATIAITSTSESLSSSLNVPVSCSATTLTSVPGSVLSTVASASSAISSCSSATTLPQSVSATAFHAKFGRTSKHATKDSPRTFGVKCVVDFERIYGFLSTIQKPSQDCQLTPMESAIVLDLLMSLPEELPLLDCNKLHKHMIQMHQCLSAPADSNMTRRRFQELDDELFTQSKALVPQDHQSPTGTTDSTNVTGGEGKESQIHKADSQSTQSSTTFSKLDYSNVTPPQLNPFIVPLTLLKRR